A window of the Spirochaetales bacterium genome harbors these coding sequences:
- a CDS encoding PIN domain-containing protein — protein sequence MIIVDTNIIIDYLKKPMETVKQIFSSNDVAICGITETELIHGIHDEKQIKNIIKALSHFKRIKIEESLWFETGKLLPKLKKKGISVPF from the coding sequence ATGATTATTGTTGATACGAATATTATTATCGATTATCTCAAGAAACCAATGGAAACCGTAAAACAGATCTTTTCAAGCAATGACGTCGCAATATGCGGTATAACCGAAACCGAACTTATCCATGGTATTCACGATGAAAAACAGATAAAGAATATCATCAAGGCGCTTTCCCATTTTAAAAGGATAAAAATAGAAGAATCACTCTGGTTTGAAACAGGAAAACTGTTACCTAAATTGAAAAAGAAAGGCATTTCGGTTCCTTTTTAG
- a CDS encoding TraR/DksA family transcriptional regulator, with protein MEKVFIKQMKELLLQQKKEILDKLAAESEEFRELIEDRDPKDLVDIASDDIDKKMLKTLEAQEITRLELIDSAIARIENDRYGKCLKCGQKIPQERLKAIPYAFLCIQCKSQDERRRR; from the coding sequence ATGGAAAAGGTTTTTATAAAGCAAATGAAGGAATTGCTTCTTCAGCAAAAAAAAGAGATCCTCGACAAGCTTGCCGCAGAAAGCGAAGAGTTCAGGGAACTTATCGAGGACAGAGACCCGAAAGACCTTGTCGATATCGCATCCGACGATATCGACAAAAAAATGCTCAAGACCCTCGAAGCCCAGGAAATAACAAGACTGGAACTCATCGATTCGGCGATAGCGCGGATCGAAAATGACCGTTACGGAAAATGCCTCAAATGCGGCCAGAAAATTCCGCAGGAACGTTTAAAAGCGATTCCGTACGCGTTTCTCTGTATCCAGTGTAAAAGCCAGGACGAACGCAGGAGGAGATAA
- the infA gene encoding translation initiation factor IF-1 — protein sequence MAKEEAIEVQGVVKESLPNTMFRVELENGHIILAHLSGKMRKHYIRIIPGDVVKVALSPYDLTRGRIIYRAS from the coding sequence TTGGCTAAAGAAGAGGCTATCGAAGTACAGGGCGTTGTCAAGGAATCGCTTCCCAATACAATGTTCCGGGTCGAACTGGAAAACGGTCATATCATTCTTGCGCATCTGTCGGGCAAAATGCGAAAACACTATATTCGCATCATTCCGGGAGATGTCGTCAAGGTCGCTTTGTCACCCTATGACCTGACGCGCGGCAGAATCATCTACAGGGCAAGTTAA
- a CDS encoding Smr/MutS family protein — protein sequence MDFGEILKQWEKGRQKKRSDHIMDNCLDDYLPTQKDTHTKETGSTGNSTADLRKKLLAMKPQRTIDLHGLTGDEAVSRLERFIGECRRDNIKKVLIIHGKGNHSKTAPVLGKKIRQYLEQCPHTGASGVASKNMGGYGALWVLLR from the coding sequence ATGGATTTCGGGGAAATACTGAAACAGTGGGAAAAAGGCCGGCAAAAGAAACGATCGGACCATATCATGGACAATTGCCTCGACGATTACCTTCCCACGCAGAAAGACACGCATACCAAGGAAACCGGTTCGACAGGAAACAGCACGGCCGATCTCCGAAAAAAACTCCTTGCCATGAAACCCCAGCGAACCATCGATCTCCACGGGCTTACCGGCGATGAGGCGGTCAGCCGTCTTGAACGGTTCATTGGTGAATGCAGAAGGGACAACATCAAAAAAGTTCTGATTATACACGGAAAGGGAAACCATTCGAAAACGGCACCGGTATTGGGTAAAAAAATCAGGCAGTATCTCGAACAATGCCCCCATACCGGTGCTTCAGGTGTCGCGTCTAAAAACATGGGCGGATACGGTGCGTTATGGGTGCTTTTACGGTAA
- a CDS encoding tetratricopeptide repeat protein yields MERYHIVYAVIIAALLFSCLSGCGFKEPILEVLDGNYRFLRGDYTGANISYLKAREKEVYKEWISYNIGNVYNALGETDLAIEELLFATTGEQSELLFRTHFNIGNIYFELGDYEKAVFHFRQSLEAKPNSIDAKINLEIAIDKMEKERALQTNRETQPEKRDVEMTAELIDILDQAKQKEAMVWKFLKKAEKEDTPEEDW; encoded by the coding sequence ATGGAAAGATATCATATAGTATATGCGGTTATTATTGCAGCCTTACTGTTTTCCTGTCTTTCGGGCTGCGGATTCAAAGAGCCCATTCTGGAAGTTCTTGACGGTAATTACCGGTTTTTGAGGGGGGATTATACCGGCGCGAACATCAGTTATCTGAAAGCCCGGGAAAAAGAGGTGTACAAGGAATGGATTTCATACAATATCGGAAATGTCTATAATGCACTTGGCGAAACGGACCTGGCTATAGAAGAACTCCTCTTTGCGACAACGGGAGAACAAAGCGAGCTTCTGTTCCGGACCCACTTCAATATCGGGAATATCTATTTCGAGCTGGGTGATTATGAAAAAGCGGTATTTCATTTCAGGCAATCCCTTGAAGCGAAACCGAACAGCATCGATGCAAAAATCAATCTTGAAATAGCGATCGATAAAATGGAAAAGGAACGCGCGCTTCAGACGAACAGGGAAACACAGCCGGAAAAAAGGGATGTCGAGATGACGGCCGAGTTAATCGATATTCTGGATCAAGCGAAACAAAAGGAGGCCATGGTTTGGAAATTCCTGAAAAAAGCGGAGAAAGAGGATACTCCGGAAGAAGACTGGTAG
- a CDS encoding VWA domain-containing protein, with protein MVIDKPEYLWLFLVLAPVVLLSYYNYRNGKKDLQELAGTWRFESLFPIYQVKQFFILFFFLLFLVFTFLALADIKWGQRFVPDDREGYEIVISLDVSQSMLADDINPSRLKAAKRIIQRLIDRMKDAKFGVVIFKGEAVRIWPVTDDFQAITLFLETAGPDLITTSGSNIERGITCSLNTFHEAGKYRAIILFTDGENLHGDPLPEAKKAGARGIPVIPVVCGTEKGARIFRNDGSAVRDRNGERVVSTINRTLLEHIAALSGGKLFEIYNAERIPFELLSIVTDIEDENLDKGLKLVKNEGYRLFLFLGMLFLLLSLITRGIRWKDII; from the coding sequence ATGGTGATTGATAAACCCGAATATCTCTGGCTTTTTCTTGTTCTCGCACCCGTGGTACTTCTCTCATATTATAATTACAGAAACGGGAAAAAAGATCTGCAGGAACTTGCCGGAACATGGCGGTTCGAGTCGCTTTTCCCCATCTATCAGGTGAAGCAGTTTTTCATTCTCTTCTTTTTTCTCCTCTTCCTTGTTTTTACGTTTCTGGCGCTTGCCGATATCAAATGGGGCCAGCGGTTTGTTCCCGACGACCGTGAGGGTTATGAAATCGTGATCTCACTCGATGTTTCCCAGAGTATGCTGGCGGATGATATCAACCCGAGTAGGCTGAAGGCGGCGAAACGTATCATTCAACGTCTTATTGATCGTATGAAGGACGCGAAATTCGGTGTCGTGATCTTCAAGGGTGAGGCGGTGAGGATATGGCCCGTCACGGATGATTTTCAGGCGATAACGCTTTTCCTCGAAACGGCCGGCCCGGATCTTATCACCACATCTGGATCGAATATCGAACGGGGTATCACCTGCTCCCTGAATACGTTTCATGAAGCGGGGAAATACCGTGCTATTATCCTTTTCACCGATGGGGAGAATCTGCATGGCGATCCCCTTCCGGAAGCGAAGAAAGCGGGGGCGCGGGGAATACCGGTGATTCCCGTCGTGTGCGGAACGGAGAAGGGGGCCAGAATATTCCGCAATGACGGAAGCGCCGTCAGGGACAGGAACGGTGAACGGGTTGTTTCCACGATAAACCGAACGCTTCTCGAGCACATTGCGGCTTTATCAGGGGGCAAGCTGTTCGAGATATATAATGCCGAGCGCATACCCTTTGAATTACTTTCGATTGTCACCGATATCGAGGATGAAAACCTCGACAAAGGACTCAAGCTGGTGAAAAACGAGGGATACCGACTTTTTCTCTTTCTTGGCATGCTATTTCTCCTGCTATCACTCATCACAAGAGGTATACGATGGAAAGATATCATATAG
- a CDS encoding VWA domain-containing protein, with protein sequence MLNLEYPVYLVLFLALPPAVYLVHFRRRRGGVIRFNFTIWKENGFKQKVNAARIFEVLLWIFFWIGFSLLIVAFSGPVVVEKEKIFLTTGIDMVIVLDESPSMAAPDFEPRNRYETAKDVIRSFTQSRENDQIGLVTFSSEAVLRVPPTLHYEILEQTLEELQIMELGEGTAIGMGIAVAVLHLKSSRAREKVIILLTDGVNNEGKIGPEEAALAASGLGIRVYTIGIGKESDIEWTIKDPKTGIEYKGWSGEFDEKLLKKIADLTGGKYYYAGDPWALNAVFEEIDSKEKTEKRVRMYVNRTPRHEIFIILGFLMVVLSFIGRKWFLQEMF encoded by the coding sequence ATGTTGAACCTTGAATATCCCGTTTACCTTGTTTTATTTCTCGCCTTACCCCCGGCCGTCTATCTTGTCCATTTCAGGCGCAGAAGGGGAGGGGTTATTCGTTTCAATTTTACTATATGGAAGGAAAACGGATTCAAACAAAAGGTCAATGCCGCACGAATATTCGAGGTCCTGCTGTGGATATTTTTCTGGATCGGGTTTTCGCTTCTCATTGTCGCATTTTCTGGGCCCGTTGTAGTGGAAAAAGAGAAGATTTTTCTGACAACGGGTATTGATATGGTCATTGTACTGGATGAATCGCCGAGTATGGCCGCGCCGGATTTCGAACCCAGAAACAGATACGAAACGGCAAAAGACGTAATACGGTCGTTTACGCAGTCACGGGAAAACGACCAGATTGGTCTGGTCACATTCAGTTCAGAGGCGGTCCTTCGCGTTCCACCAACCCTTCACTATGAAATCCTGGAACAGACACTGGAAGAATTACAGATTATGGAACTCGGAGAGGGAACGGCGATCGGAATGGGGATCGCCGTCGCCGTGCTTCATTTGAAATCGAGCCGGGCAAGGGAAAAGGTGATTATTCTTCTCACCGACGGCGTCAACAACGAGGGAAAGATAGGTCCGGAAGAAGCCGCCCTTGCGGCTTCCGGTCTGGGAATTCGTGTTTATACGATTGGAATCGGAAAGGAAAGCGATATCGAATGGACGATAAAGGACCCGAAAACGGGGATCGAATATAAAGGGTGGAGCGGGGAGTTCGATGAAAAACTGTTAAAAAAAATCGCAGATCTTACCGGGGGTAAATATTACTATGCGGGAGATCCGTGGGCCCTGAATGCCGTTTTTGAAGAGATCGATTCGAAGGAAAAAACGGAAAAACGCGTCAGGATGTATGTAAACAGAACCCCGCGCCATGAGATTTTTATCATCCTTGGATTTCTCATGGTTGTACTGAGTTTCATCGGGCGAAAATGGTTTTTACAGGAGATGTTTTAG
- a CDS encoding DUF58 domain-containing protein: protein MESAAFFNKVRKIEIIASRLVESLMSGNYRSIFKGQGIEFDEVREYVYGDDVRLIDWNVTSRIGSPYTKTFREERELTLFLIVDLSASIFAGSGAKSKREIESLVFAILGLSAILNNDRVGGIFFSDRIEHWVPPSKGKKHVLRLINDLIRLAPQGKGSDLALALRTVGETLKRKGICIIVSDFKTSDYLDELSLCARKHDCIAVKVYDPADFRFPDTGTWELEDPENGRKMLAGGVMRSFKERYKTFNETRHCQWLENLGRRGVETLEISTSDDPGMKLYQFFQKRRMKTGS from the coding sequence ATGGAAAGCGCTGCATTTTTTAACAAGGTCAGAAAGATCGAAATTATCGCATCCCGGCTGGTCGAAAGCCTCATGTCCGGTAATTACCGTTCGATTTTCAAGGGCCAGGGGATCGAGTTCGACGAGGTAAGGGAATATGTGTACGGCGATGATGTGCGGCTTATCGACTGGAATGTGACGTCCCGGATCGGCTCTCCATATACAAAAACCTTCAGGGAAGAACGGGAGCTCACCCTCTTTCTTATTGTCGATCTTTCAGCATCGATTTTTGCGGGATCGGGGGCAAAAAGCAAACGGGAGATCGAAAGCCTCGTTTTCGCAATTCTGGGCCTCTCGGCTATTCTCAATAATGACAGGGTCGGCGGAATTTTTTTTTCGGACAGAATCGAACACTGGGTGCCGCCGTCAAAAGGCAAGAAGCATGTCCTGCGTCTTATCAACGATCTTATCAGGCTGGCACCGCAGGGAAAAGGATCCGATCTCGCCCTTGCTTTACGGACGGTCGGAGAAACACTCAAACGGAAGGGAATCTGTATTATTGTCTCCGATTTTAAAACATCCGATTATCTGGATGAACTGTCACTCTGCGCGCGCAAGCATGATTGTATTGCCGTCAAGGTCTATGATCCCGCCGATTTCCGGTTTCCCGACACGGGGACATGGGAACTGGAGGATCCGGAGAATGGAAGAAAAATGCTCGCGGGAGGGGTGATGCGTTCATTCAAGGAGCGGTACAAGACATTCAATGAAACCCGTCACTGCCAATGGCTCGAAAACCTGGGCAGGCGCGGCGTGGAAACACTGGAAATAAGTACTTCCGATGATCCCGGTATGAAACTTTACCAGTTTTTTCAGAAAAGAAGGATGAAAACCGGTTCATGA
- a CDS encoding MoxR family ATPase codes for MSNNNNEMNEEINQALQPIHSCINEIGKRVVGQKDMIEGLLMGILAGGHVLLEGVPGLAKTLAVQTLADVFDVSFKRIQFTPDLLPADLVGTMIFRPQTGEFVPRRGPVFANIVLADEINRAPAKVQSALLEAMQERQVTIGEQTFRLNEPFFVLATQNPIEQEGTYPLPEAQLDRFILKIMIRYPAFDEEVNIVKRVGIEKDIPVRKMLDSDAIRNLRSVVDRIHVDERIIQYIVALVSVSREKERKRSDFNRYIEFGASPRASLYMYRCAKIKAFFEGRSFVIPEDIKAVATPVLRHRIILNYEAESEGLSTDDVIVKILGFVNVP; via the coding sequence ATGTCCAATAACAACAATGAGATGAATGAAGAAATAAATCAGGCATTACAACCGATTCATTCATGTATCAATGAAATAGGAAAACGGGTTGTCGGACAAAAGGATATGATCGAAGGATTGCTTATGGGGATTCTGGCCGGGGGCCATGTTTTACTTGAAGGAGTGCCCGGTCTCGCGAAGACCCTGGCCGTGCAAACCCTGGCGGACGTCTTCGACGTCAGCTTTAAACGGATCCAGTTTACCCCCGATCTGCTGCCCGCGGATCTTGTCGGTACCATGATTTTCAGACCGCAGACAGGGGAGTTTGTCCCGCGGAGGGGGCCGGTTTTTGCCAATATTGTGCTGGCGGACGAGATCAACAGGGCGCCGGCGAAAGTCCAGTCCGCTTTACTCGAGGCGATGCAGGAACGGCAGGTCACGATCGGAGAGCAGACCTTCAGGCTTAACGAGCCCTTTTTTGTCCTCGCGACGCAGAATCCGATAGAACAGGAAGGGACATATCCCCTCCCGGAAGCCCAGCTGGACCGGTTTATCCTCAAGATAATGATACGTTATCCCGCGTTTGACGAAGAGGTGAATATCGTGAAGAGGGTCGGTATTGAAAAGGACATACCCGTGAGGAAAATGCTCGATTCGGACGCTATCCGGAATCTGCGATCCGTCGTGGACCGTATTCATGTCGATGAGCGAATCATCCAGTATATTGTCGCGCTTGTTTCGGTTTCACGGGAAAAAGAACGAAAAAGATCGGATTTTAACCGGTATATCGAATTCGGCGCTTCACCGAGGGCATCCCTTTATATGTATCGTTGTGCAAAGATCAAGGCCTTTTTTGAAGGCCGGTCTTTTGTCATTCCCGAGGATATCAAGGCCGTCGCGACGCCTGTTCTCAGGCACAGGATCATCCTCAATTACGAGGCGGAATCCGAAGGACTCTCGACGGACGACGTGATTGTGAAAATCCTCGGTTTCGTGAATGTTCCGTAA
- a CDS encoding OmpA family protein, with translation MFNVGIRLYDNSIYSVGDTSTAEGARIAVTTIVDNQKTAEVEIYLITEKGKEKTHSYIGKIIIHNIPPANAGEPRINLVITSDEERDLKVLVFNKEEPCGQMEIPYRRWHPEMREEEEAQEVEETKTIKKEEIREVKKSGEGEEETIETTVLREDIRYTSKGEYKLDFDSRTYQTDKSSSTRLTTASDTEKTEEKEETESTPEEKESKPFPLIVAGIAVILVIALLLLFLVIKPWEAKVPAVTEIPRTEKTEDETASEAVTEEEVSEAVTEEETSVSEESTITEPVLDIDTINEAVREIGPVYFSPNSSRLTENAVKTIDRISGVLSGYVGEIEITVTGHTAKYGTYEEQEALSVERAKAVRSRLVSNGAITDTLASYEGFGARKPATADRSKDSLNRRVEIMVSEQE, from the coding sequence ATGTTTAATGTAGGTATAAGGCTTTATGATAATTCAATTTATTCGGTGGGAGACACCTCAACGGCGGAAGGGGCGCGGATTGCCGTGACGACAATCGTGGATAACCAGAAAACCGCAGAGGTCGAGATTTACCTGATCACGGAAAAGGGCAAGGAAAAGACACATTCGTATATCGGAAAAATAATTATCCATAATATCCCCCCCGCAAATGCCGGAGAACCGCGAATCAACCTCGTCATAACCTCGGATGAAGAGCGGGACCTCAAAGTGCTTGTATTCAACAAAGAAGAACCGTGCGGGCAGATGGAAATCCCGTACAGACGATGGCACCCGGAGATGAGAGAGGAAGAGGAAGCGCAGGAGGTCGAGGAAACGAAAACGATAAAAAAAGAGGAAATCCGGGAAGTAAAGAAGAGCGGCGAGGGAGAAGAAGAGACCATCGAAACGACGGTCCTCCGGGAAGATATCAGGTACACGTCGAAAGGCGAATATAAACTTGATTTTGACTCACGGACATATCAGACAGACAAATCCTCTTCGACTCGACTTACCACCGCATCGGATACTGAAAAAACGGAAGAAAAAGAGGAAACCGAGTCCACTCCGGAAGAAAAAGAAAGCAAACCGTTTCCCCTCATTGTCGCGGGTATTGCCGTTATCCTTGTTATCGCTTTGCTTTTACTCTTCCTTGTGATAAAACCATGGGAAGCAAAGGTTCCGGCAGTTACCGAAATCCCCCGGACGGAAAAAACGGAAGACGAGACCGCATCAGAAGCGGTAACGGAAGAAGAGGTCTCGGAAGCAGTGACGGAAGAAGAAACGTCAGTCTCCGAAGAATCGACAATAACGGAACCGGTTTTGGACATCGATACGATAAATGAGGCCGTTCGCGAAATAGGTCCCGTCTATTTCAGCCCGAACTCGAGCAGACTGACGGAAAATGCCGTGAAAACGATCGACCGGATATCCGGGGTTCTTTCAGGGTATGTGGGAGAAATCGAGATAACAGTCACCGGACATACGGCAAAATACGGGACATACGAAGAACAGGAAGCGCTTTCGGTCGAACGGGCCAAAGCGGTCCGCTCCCGGCTTGTCTCAAACGGGGCAATAACGGATACGCTCGCTTCATATGAAGGATTCGGCGCACGAAAACCCGCGACAGCCGACCGGTCGAAGGACAGCCTCAACCGCAGGGTGGAGATCATGGTTTCCGAACAAGAGTAA
- a CDS encoding response regulator, whose amino-acid sequence MEVASSAGILLVDDEEHFNMITINLLKLDGHDASAVCSAEDGFRFLEEHRETDIVLLDIDLGDGMSGTEALPLIIERYPTVQVVMLTSNVTLDTALDCMKKGAFDYLTKPFKKEVLMKIIPAALSRKKLIRLRDLYLEILVHDLKNPLQSISMGLDAVDADEEAVREKALNLARYGCWQIGSMISNILTITRFEKASPSLEFEEFLFEKEVQDHLGSLIQRMHFAGRKFAVILDKKKDIILGTDKMLFLGILSNLISNAIRFTQHGDSITVTAGKKDSRHIEVKVVNTGSFIEDHLRDKIFDKFFASDFHTENRKQNFGLGLTFSKLAVAALGGDIRVESRRDPMETAFIFTIRNHRK is encoded by the coding sequence GTGGAAGTCGCAAGCAGTGCCGGAATACTCCTCGTCGATGACGAGGAGCATTTCAACATGATTACGATAAATCTTCTCAAACTCGACGGGCATGATGCTTCCGCCGTCTGTTCCGCGGAAGACGGATTCCGTTTTCTCGAAGAACACCGTGAGACGGATATTGTTCTCCTCGATATCGATCTGGGGGACGGTATGAGCGGAACGGAGGCCCTTCCCCTGATAATCGAACGATACCCCACCGTCCAGGTGGTCATGCTGACATCGAATGTCACCCTCGATACCGCACTCGATTGTATGAAGAAGGGCGCGTTCGATTACCTGACCAAACCTTTTAAAAAAGAAGTCCTCATGAAGATCATTCCGGCCGCCCTTTCAAGAAAAAAGCTGATCCGGCTGAGGGATCTCTATCTCGAAATTCTCGTTCACGATCTCAAGAATCCGCTTCAAAGTATTTCAATGGGACTTGATGCGGTCGATGCCGATGAGGAGGCGGTCCGTGAAAAGGCTTTGAACCTTGCGCGGTACGGATGCTGGCAGATCGGCAGCATGATTTCGAATATTCTCACGATTACAAGATTCGAAAAGGCGTCTCCGTCACTTGAATTCGAGGAGTTCTTGTTTGAAAAGGAAGTTCAGGATCATCTCGGTTCGCTCATTCAACGGATGCATTTTGCCGGAAGGAAATTCGCGGTGATCCTCGATAAAAAGAAAGACATCATACTGGGAACGGATAAAATGCTTTTTTTGGGCATCCTTTCCAACCTTATAAGCAATGCGATCCGTTTCACACAACATGGCGATTCTATTACGGTCACGGCGGGGAAAAAAGACTCTCGACATATCGAAGTGAAGGTCGTCAATACGGGCTCGTTTATCGAGGACCATCTCCGGGATAAAATATTCGACAAATTTTTCGCTTCAGATTTTCATACGGAGAACCGGAAGCAGAATTTCGGTCTGGGGTTGACGTTCAGCAAGCTGGCCGTAGCCGCACTCGGCGGAGATATACGTGTCGAAAGCCGGCGGGACCCGATGGAAACCGCTTTTATTTTCACAATACGCAATCACCGAAAGTGA
- a CDS encoding sigma-54-dependent Fis family transcriptional regulator, whose amino-acid sequence MNAYHSPEKPVLIVDDEQEILDGYDMALNKRGITNLSLCRDSRKVMSLLSERSYAVVILDLSMPYVSGQELIDLIRENYPEIPLVVITASKDIDTAIDCVQKGVYDYMIKPVEINRLVSNIKRAVELGQLQEEVKRLGQRCIKRDLEKPEAFSHIVTSHESILSIFRYVEAIAGSPKPVIITGESGVGKELVAQAIHTVSGRTGPFVPVNIAGLDDTMFADTLFGHKKGAFTGADSERRGFLKEAEGGILFLDEIGDLEEKSQVKLLRFLQENQYYPLGSDKAVTSHVRIIVATNTDLKEKYNKGAFRKDLYYRLMTHYIHVPPLRERLSDIPLLADYFIEKACQSLHKKKPEISDDFYSLLATYHYPGNVRELESILYNAMSLSKGGSISTDAIESYIGEHTDASMIITDDKRKSGGKKILGILTSNGELPTLKEMEEFLLKKALEKSHGNQSLAAPILGLTPSTLSRRLKKLS is encoded by the coding sequence ATGAATGCGTATCACAGTCCGGAAAAACCGGTGTTAATTGTCGACGACGAACAGGAAATCCTCGACGGATACGATATGGCCCTGAACAAACGGGGCATTACCAATCTTTCATTGTGCCGTGACAGCAGAAAAGTGATGTCCCTGCTGTCGGAACGGAGTTACGCCGTTGTAATACTCGACCTTTCAATGCCCTATGTTTCCGGACAGGAATTGATCGACCTGATAAGGGAAAACTATCCGGAAATACCACTTGTCGTCATTACTGCGTCAAAAGACATCGATACGGCGATCGATTGCGTTCAAAAAGGAGTATATGACTACATGATCAAGCCTGTGGAAATCAACAGGCTTGTTTCAAATATCAAGCGCGCGGTGGAACTCGGTCAACTCCAGGAGGAGGTAAAGCGACTCGGCCAACGCTGCATCAAAAGGGATCTGGAAAAACCGGAAGCCTTTTCCCATATCGTAACCTCGCACGAGTCGATCCTGTCGATATTCCGTTATGTCGAGGCGATTGCGGGAAGCCCCAAGCCGGTGATCATAACGGGCGAAAGCGGTGTGGGAAAGGAGCTTGTCGCCCAGGCGATTCATACGGTAAGCGGAAGAACGGGGCCTTTTGTCCCCGTCAATATCGCGGGGCTTGACGATACAATGTTCGCTGATACCCTTTTCGGGCATAAAAAAGGGGCCTTCACCGGCGCGGATTCCGAAAGAAGGGGGTTTTTAAAGGAAGCCGAAGGGGGAATCCTCTTTCTGGATGAAATCGGCGACCTCGAAGAAAAATCACAAGTAAAACTCCTCAGGTTTCTTCAGGAGAACCAGTATTATCCCCTTGGTTCGGACAAGGCGGTAACATCCCATGTCAGGATTATTGTCGCGACAAATACGGATCTGAAGGAAAAATACAACAAGGGGGCGTTCAGGAAAGACCTATACTACCGGTTGATGACCCATTATATCCATGTCCCCCCACTCAGGGAACGGCTTTCCGATATACCGCTTCTTGCCGACTACTTTATCGAAAAAGCATGCCAGTCGCTTCACAAGAAAAAGCCGGAGATTTCCGACGATTTCTATTCACTGCTCGCAACCTACCATTATCCGGGAAACGTTCGCGAACTCGAATCAATACTCTATAATGCCATGAGTCTTTCAAAAGGCGGCAGCATATCAACGGATGCGATTGAATCATATATCGGAGAACATACCGATGCTTCGATGATAATAACGGACGATAAACGGAAATCCGGCGGGAAAAAGATACTCGGTATCCTGACGTCGAACGGGGAGTTGCCGACTCTCAAGGAAATGGAGGAGTTTCTTCTGAAAAAGGCCCTTGAAAAATCACACGGAAACCAGTCGCTCGCGGCCCCGATTCTGGGTCTTACACCGTCCACGCTCAGCAGGCGGTTGAAAAAATTATCATGA
- a CDS encoding tetratricopeptide repeat protein gives MVKKTHLFLLLFIIISSIARGDDASVGNVISYSGDVRIDSFGNGSFIEVVEGEYLYKNSVIKTGDDGRATITVMEVTKEIPSSSELSIEKIISLETRKKESDWFRSLMELIQEASNSLFTDEEDVDLASRGDLFINHERDLFTYETEEDLNPDYSSELIMLLDIPAGNVSGYLPGELELKKGFCYFGLGNYEDALRHFIDSKHIIEKDIKKRGTPPYFHDTLDLMLGLSHYYLAEYPDAIPLFRRLLEENGIPALTPYISWFLLDALYVSGRLEEAKTLPESVKTSIKDCRLEDKFLAYLEDVKKNGE, from the coding sequence ATGGTGAAAAAAACACACCTGTTTTTACTTCTGTTTATAATCATATCTTCAATCGCCCGTGGGGATGACGCTTCGGTTGGAAACGTGATCTCTTATTCGGGGGATGTCCGCATCGATTCGTTCGGTAACGGATCGTTCATCGAGGTCGTAGAAGGGGAATACCTGTATAAAAATTCGGTTATCAAAACAGGTGACGACGGCAGGGCCACGATCACGGTCATGGAGGTGACAAAGGAGATACCGTCGTCATCCGAACTCTCGATCGAAAAAATCATTTCTCTTGAAACCAGAAAAAAGGAATCGGACTGGTTCCGTTCCTTGATGGAACTTATCCAGGAAGCTTCGAACTCCCTCTTTACTGATGAAGAAGATGTCGACCTCGCTTCACGGGGCGATCTTTTTATCAATCACGAAAGGGACCTGTTCACCTATGAAACTGAAGAGGACCTCAATCCCGACTACTCCTCCGAGCTGATCATGCTGCTCGATATCCCGGCCGGAAACGTCTCCGGTTACCTGCCGGGTGAACTCGAACTGAAAAAGGGATTTTGCTATTTCGGTCTCGGCAACTATGAAGACGCGCTCAGGCACTTCATCGACTCGAAGCACATTATCGAAAAAGATATTAAAAAACGGGGTACTCCCCCCTATTTCCACGACACATTGGATTTAATGCTCGGACTTTCCCATTATTACCTTGCCGAATATCCGGATGCGATCCCCCTGTTCAGGCGGCTGCTTGAAGAAAACGGTATCCCCGCTCTCACGCCGTATATTTCCTGGTTTCTTCTCGACGCGTTGTATGTTTCCGGGAGGTTGGAAGAAGCGAAAACCCTTCCCGAATCAGTGAAAACATCGATAAAGGACTGCCGGCTTGAAGACAAGTTTCTCGCGTACCTGGAAGACGTGAAAAAAAACGGAGAATAA